Part of the Paenibacillus sp. FSL R7-0273 genome is shown below.
CCTGTAATGGACCTCCACCTTCCGGCTCTGCAGATGGTCGAACAGCAGCCGGGTCAGCGCGCCGAAGTTAACATCGGTCCCTGAAGTGATCCGGGTTGCGGCAACCGGCTCACTGGAGCTGCGGCCCTCCATCATAAGCGGAAGCCATTCCTTCAGCTTCTTGGGATCATCGGAGAATTCCATGCCCTGGAACAGCGGATTCTGTGAGAGCGCTTTAAATCGCTTATTCAGGAAAGCAACATTCTTCTCCCCCTCGACCCAGCTCATATGGGGAATCGGCATAATGAAATCCTGCGGACGGCGGATCAGCTGATGCCTGACCAGATAAGACCAGAACTGCCGGGACAGCTGGAACTGCTCATTGATTTTGACAGCCTTGCTGATGTCGACTGACCCGTCAGGCTTCTCCGACGTATAATTCAGCTCGCACAGTGCGGCATGGCCGGTGCCGGCATTATTCCACTCGTTGGAGCTCTCTTCTCCCGCGCCTGCAAGCTTCTCAAACACTTTAATGTTCCAGTCCGGCGCCAGCTCTTTCAGCAGGGCTCCCAAAGTCGCACTCATGACTCCTGCGCCAATCAAGATAACGTCTGTTTTTTTGTGTACGCTGCTCATAAAAAACCTTCCTTATCTCTTTGAATTTGCCAAAAGAGCCAGGCGCTGTACAAGCTGCAAGAAGCCGGGCTCTTCTATGGAATACTATTAAAATGTTAATCAGCTGTTATCAGATAATTATATACAATTTGAAGAAAATAAAAAATCAAAAGTTCACGCGGAATGAAGGGAATTTGGACAGCCTTTAATCCAGCTCTGCCCGTGAGAACAGCTCATGGATCAGCTGCTCCTGCTCACAGGCCTGCTTGAATCCGAGAATGAAGGCCTGCAGCGCCGCCCGGTCAGAGGAATAGGCACAGAACATATCTGCTTCCGGGTCAAAATGGATATGCTCCCGGAGCTCCGGCATCCGCTCTCCAAGAAAGACGGCCGCAAGCGAAGCCCAGTCATACCCGTTACCCTCGAAGCCCTCGTCAGCCCGGGCAGCAAACACCTCCTGCCTGTAGCTCCCGACAACCAGAATGACGGACATCCCGCCGTTAGCCTGCTCAACCAGCTTAAACGGTGCCACCTCTGCTTCCGTTACTACAGGCTTTGCAGTCTCTGCCTCAGTCTTAGCTCCCAACTTTGCCGACTCAGCCCCAATCTCAGTTCCCACCTCTGCTGCCCCTGCCCCAGTCCCAGCTGCCACCGCTTCTTCACCCGCTTCCGTCACCTTCACAGACCCCTCCGGCTCATCCTCCGCCAGGGATGCAGCAGCCTCCAGCTGCTGCAGTACCCGGCTAGCCGCCTCGGCTGTAAAAGCCAGCTTCCCGTGGGACTTCACAATCTGCCCCTCCTTAATCCGCCGGTCCAGCCAGTCGGTGATGAAGCCCGGAGCATAGCCGCCCTGCCCGAACGCTCCGCCGAAGGCGATCATCTTGGGATAAGCCTCAAGATACTCCTCCCGGCTTGGCTGCGGGTAGGCGTTAGTATACAGCGCGAACTGCACATCGTACATCAGCAGGGACAGCTCGTCGGCATGAAACGAGAAATAACCTTTCTCGCTTACAACACGGAGGCATACAGCCCTAATCTGCTCCGCCAGCTGCTCCGCACGGGGCATCCGGCTGCACAGCTCGGCAAGCAGCGGCGAGAATTCGCCCTCCTGCACCTTGCGCAAATCCTCCTCCCTGTCCTCTGCGGAGGTATCATATAACTCCTCATGCACAAGGCCGCGGATAAAGGTCTCAAAGTCCGGTGCCAGGTACGTGATTTCGTAATCTGCCTCCTGATCCACATGGATCACCTCAGGCTCCCCGTCCTTCCCGCAATGCCGGTAATCCAGCATGATGACATCATGACCGGCCGAGGGACAGTCGCAGATGACCACTCCGATATCAGGGTAGCCCCATTCCTCAATCATGAACGGGCTGCCGAGATCGCCGCACAGCGAATAGGATTTATCCCGCCCGATTCCCATGATCCCTGTAATCGCCGCATGATCATCCGCCCAGGAGGTCGGCACATTTGTAGGGAAGCAGGTGTTGTGCGGAACACCGCCGTTATGCTGCTTCATCAGCGTAATATAAGAAGCGGGCAGCTTGTAGCCAAGCTCCTGCTCAACAGATGCAATCAGCTCATCATCCGGCGGATCGCTGACATAGGACTCCAGGGCATAATCACTGTCATCCCAAAAGGCCTCAAGGTCCATACCTTCAAAAGGTACCCCTGTGCGCTTCTGTGTCCTGCTCTGCTCGCGGTTAGCCGCGATTATCCGCTCCTGCTCGAGCTTCCTACGGCTCCAGTCCAGCAGCAGCGCCGATTGCTCATCGCCCGGATCAAGGGCAAGCGCAGCGCGGAATGCCTGCACAGCCTCCTCGTGCCGGTCCAGATAATAATAGGAATACCCGGTGCGGAAATGCCATAGCGGATCCTTTTCCCCTTCTGCCGCAATCAGATGAAACTGCTCCAGACCTTCCTCATACAGTCCCAGATTGTTGAAGGCCCTGCCCAGGCTGCTAATCATCCCGTAATCGCGTTCAGACGCAGGAATTTCCAGTATTACATCCACAATCCTCTGATGCTCGTCATTCTCATGCCACTGTGCAAATTGTGAGGTTAGATTCATATTCATAGTCTGCGCACTTCCTCTCTGTGAATATAGGATTCTCTCATTTTACCAGAGAGGGGATAGTGAATGAAAACGGGAGGCTGCTCCGCCTAGAGGATATTGGGCTTTTTTGTCGAATAGATAGGCCTTGAACGAAGAATTGGCAATACGCACTACCTACACTGTTAACATGACGGGAGGAAGGACTCACTATGGCTTTTACCATTAATAATCTCAAAGATAACAGCAACGTTATTATCAAGGAACAGCTCGGCGGATTCACGGTAATTGAATACAAAGAGGATCTGAGCAGCACCACCATGATGGAGGCGCAATTAAACTACTTCATGAGCAGAAGCAATATGCGCAACAAGCAGCTGATGATCGAGCTGAATAACAGCGAGGTTGTGCTTAGCGCAGGCGCTATGCAGTATATGGTCGGGAATATTGAAATGACCTCAGGTGTTAAGGGTGTCGGCGGGCTGATGCGCAATATCATGTCCAGTGCGGTAACCGGAACTACAGCCATCAGGCCGCAGTACAAAGGAACCGGTACGATTCTGCTGGAGACCACTTACAAATATCTGTGGCTGATTGATGTCGACAACGATCATATTGTTATTGATGACGGCATGTTCCTGGCCTGTGAGAGCTCACTGGAGCTGTCTGTTTCTGCCCGTAAAAACCTGTCCTCTGCCGCACTCGGCGGAGAAGGCCTGTTCAACCTCAGCGCCCGCGGCAAGGGCATCCTTGCACTGGAGGCACCGATTCCTTCAGAGGAAGCGGTTGTGGTAGAGCTTAACAATGATGTGCTGAAGGTAGACGGCAATTTTGCGCTGATGTGGTCCAATACCCTTGATTTCACTGTAGAAAAATCCGGCAAAACCAAGCTTGGCTCCGCCGCCTCCGGCGAAGGCCTGGTCAACGTCTACCGCGGAACCGGCATGGTCTGGCTAGCGCCGCTGATGCAATACAAGAACAGCATATTCACACCTAACGCCTAAAGTACGCAGCCCCCTGCTTAGTCTGATAAGTATTTTATATAGGAGGGAGGTTACCTGAATGCCGCGGACCTATGAAGAGCTTGCGCAATATTTTGCTGCTACGCCTGTCCAGCTGTACGGTGTGTATCAGA
Proteins encoded:
- a CDS encoding Imm51 family immunity protein — translated: MNMNLTSQFAQWHENDEHQRIVDVILEIPASERDYGMISSLGRAFNNLGLYEEGLEQFHLIAAEGEKDPLWHFRTGYSYYYLDRHEEAVQAFRAALALDPGDEQSALLLDWSRRKLEQERIIAANREQSRTQKRTGVPFEGMDLEAFWDDSDYALESYVSDPPDDELIASVEQELGYKLPASYITLMKQHNGGVPHNTCFPTNVPTSWADDHAAITGIMGIGRDKSYSLCGDLGSPFMIEEWGYPDIGVVICDCPSAGHDVIMLDYRHCGKDGEPEVIHVDQEADYEITYLAPDFETFIRGLVHEELYDTSAEDREEDLRKVQEGEFSPLLAELCSRMPRAEQLAEQIRAVCLRVVSEKGYFSFHADELSLLMYDVQFALYTNAYPQPSREEYLEAYPKMIAFGGAFGQGGYAPGFITDWLDRRIKEGQIVKSHGKLAFTAEAASRVLQQLEAAASLAEDEPEGSVKVTEAGEEAVAAGTGAGAAEVGTEIGAESAKLGAKTEAETAKPVVTEAEVAPFKLVEQANGGMSVILVVGSYRQEVFAARADEGFEGNGYDWASLAAVFLGERMPELREHIHFDPEADMFCAYSSDRAALQAFILGFKQACEQEQLIHELFSRAELD
- a CDS encoding AIM24 family protein codes for the protein MAFTINNLKDNSNVIIKEQLGGFTVIEYKEDLSSTTMMEAQLNYFMSRSNMRNKQLMIELNNSEVVLSAGAMQYMVGNIEMTSGVKGVGGLMRNIMSSAVTGTTAIRPQYKGTGTILLETTYKYLWLIDVDNDHIVIDDGMFLACESSLELSVSARKNLSSAALGGEGLFNLSARGKGILALEAPIPSEEAVVVELNNDVLKVDGNFALMWSNTLDFTVEKSGKTKLGSAASGEGLVNVYRGTGMVWLAPLMQYKNSIFTPNA